One stretch of Cygnus olor isolate bCygOlo1 chromosome 1, bCygOlo1.pri.v2, whole genome shotgun sequence DNA includes these proteins:
- the LOC121078454 gene encoding TRPM8 channel-associated factor 2-like isoform X1: MKPSATYELLVDGVGEWDFTGGFVPCELLLVGEDAYPVLLSAEKQVLIAVSRYGKGKMVVVSHEGIMKSSKFSQFLRNAVEWLKPSPAALVGSHHRLDSLSQLLLRAGIKVEAGAELSTHHGVYCMDAYDSTQAKDVVCFVKEGGGLLIGGQAWHWGSLHGKEKVLFEFPGNQVTSVAGVYFTGNTAGKGIFKVAKKIPKIPLTVL; the protein is encoded by the coding sequence AGAATGGGACTTCACTGGTGGTTTTGTTCCTtgtgagctgctgcttgttGGAGAGGATGCCTACCCTGTGCTTCTGAGCGCTGAGAAGCAGGTTCTGATCGCTGTTTCACGGTATGGGAAAGGCAAGATGGTGGTTGTTTCCCACGAGGGAATCATGAAGAGCTCCAAGTTTTCCCAGTTCCTCAGAAATGCCGTGGAGTGGCTCAagccttcccctgcagccctggtTGGGTCCCATCACCGTTTGGattccctctcccagctgctcctcagggCTGGCATCAAAGTagaggctggggcagagctcagcacccaccACGGGGTGTACTGTATGGATGCCTATGACAGCACTCAGGCAAAAGATGTGGTTTGCTTTGTAAAGGAAGGTGGAGGTCTGCTCATTGGAGGCCAGGCTTGGCACTGGGGTAGCCTACATGGGAAGGAGAAGGTGCTGTTTGAATTCCCTGGGAACCAGGTGACCAGTGTGGCTGGTGTGTACTTCACAGGAAATACTGCAGGAAAAGGGATCTTCAAAGTTGCCAAGAAAATTCCAAAGATCCCCTTAACTGTTCT
- the LOC121078454 gene encoding TRPM8 channel-associated factor 2-like isoform X2 → MKPSATYELLVDGVGEWDFTGGFVPCELLLVGEDAYPVLLSAEKQVLIAVSRYGKGKMVVVSHEGIMKSSKFSQFLRNAVEWLKPSPAALVGSHHRLDSLSQLLLRAGIKVEAGAELSTHHGVYCMDAYDSTQAKDVVCFVKEGGGLLIGGQAWHWGSLHGKEKVLFEFPGNQVTSVAGVYFTGNTAGKGIFKVAKKIPKIPLTVL, encoded by the coding sequence AGAATGGGACTTCACTGGTGGTTTTGTTCCTtgtgagctgctgcttgttGGAGAGGATGCCTACCCTGTGCTTCTGAGCGCTGAGAAGCAGGTTCTGATCGCTGTTTCACGGTATGGGAAAGGCAAGATGGTGGTTGTTTCCCACGAGGGAATCATGAAGAGCTCCAAGTTTTCCCAGTTCCTCAGAAATGCCGTGGAGTGGCTCAagccttcccctgcagccctggtTGGGTCCCATCACCGTTTGGattccctctcccagctgctcctcagggCTGGCATCAAAGTagaggctggggcagagctcagcacccaccACGGGGTGTACTGTATGGATGCCTATGACAGCACTCAGGCAAAAGATGTGGTTTGCTTTGTAAAGGAAGGTGGAGGTCTGCTCATTGGAGGCCAGGCTTGGCACTGGGGTAGCCTACATGGGAAGGAGAAGGTGCTGTTTGAATTCCCTGGGAACCAGGTGACCAGTGTGGCTGGTGTGTACTTCACAGGAAATACTGCAGGAAAAGGGATCTTCAAAGTTGCCAAGAAAATTCCAAAGATCCCCTTAACTGTTCTGTGA